In Lolium rigidum isolate FL_2022 chromosome 3, APGP_CSIRO_Lrig_0.1, whole genome shotgun sequence, the genomic window TAGATTATTCACCTAGACGTAAACATGATCCAAATTTGTACCCGAATGGGTTTGCACGGACGCATCGCGGTCAGCTTACGTGTGGGCCTTGTTGTCATTCGGACCCGTTAGTTAATAATGGATGTGGAGACAGTTCAGTTCCTCGCGATGTGTTAATGGCGTTCTCCTGCCTCCACGTGCGCCAGTGTTGGTTCGGGCAGGGCTTGGGCCCGCGAGTTGCGGCTCTCGACCTTTTAAAGGGGCCTAGTCTAGCACACCTCGCCTACAACCAAGCTCTACCAATATAGTCATGGGAAAGGGCTAGCCGCTCCGCAAAACAAAACACGACGGCGAGGCTGGATCCTCTTGGCGCCAATAGTGAGAAAACCCAACGCAACCGCCGGTACATGCCGATGGAACTCGCCCACCGGCTGTTCGAGGAGAAATGGCCGGTCCCTTAGCCGGACGTGGTCCTGCCGAGCagtggctggtacctcaactaccGTCGTATCCCGGTGCCTTCGGTGCCGCTCAAGGGACGCCAACGGGTGTACGAGATCCGCCGTTGTCTTCCTCCCACCGGATCTACACAACAACCTGGCTGGTCCACCTTCAGGACCTAGGAGCCGCTCGCGGCACGGTTTACCTAGGCGACATCGCCTTCTTCAATCGGGAGCCGAACTCCAACCACCGAACCTCAAGAAGGGCGAGGCCATGAAGATGTCCATCGGCAATAGCGAGCTCGAGGACCTCGCTCAGTGGGATGGCCTCGCCGTCCAACTGCGGGCCTCCGCGCTGGTCCGCGGGAGTCCACCGACCccttcgccgcctcctcccatACCAGCACCACTTCCTCCTGCACCAGCACCACCTCCGGCGCATCAACAACCTCTATATTGGTTGTGGCCTTGGGTGCCTCCAGTCTATATCGACCTCATTGACGACGACAAGTAGGCAGTCATGGCGGCACCATTGAGAGCTAGGGCTATTTTCTTATCTTTTATACTTATTTTCGGCATATAAATGGTTATATCATAAATGAAAaaaatggcaaaaaaaaaaatgcgtcAACGGGATCTGTTACCTTCGCAACCATACATTACATTAGCTCTACCAATGATACACATCTGATCTAGGGATAGTTTGTACTCATCAGGTGTAGCAGTCATTTGAAAGTATTTTTCTCATTGCCACCTCCACTCGACTTGATTATCACCATCAAATATAGGGAAATAAAGTCTAGAGTAATAGATTACAGAAATTGCGCCCATCTTTTAATGCTCAGTCTTCATACTCGCTATAATTGGCACAATGGTTTCTGTGAGCTGCCATGGTGTTGTGTTGTTGACTTGCTCTGATGTGGACACCAGACCATAAACCTGGAGGAGCAGATGTGTATGAAACCCGAGGTAGTAACTGACTGCTCACTTCAGTGCTTCAACTTCAAGGCAGTATCCATCCCCGCCATCTGCAGACTGAGATCGATGACTGCATCATGAATATTCCTTGATTTTCCAGCGCGAATTGCCGACAACTCCTTGCTTTTCCAGCAAATTGTTTCCTATGGCCGCATATAACTGAAATTTCTAAGGAGGGATTTACTCTAGAAGAGGAGTAGTTGTCTTCTTGGTCGGCCCGAGATGGATGTTCGGCAACGGCAGCAACGACGAAGACGAAATGCATCACACGCGGACAGAAGCCACAGAGAAGACGAAGCCGGCAAACTCCGGCGGAGGGGGCACCACGGTCCAGCTCTTGGACTTGACGTCGAACACCCAAAGCGCGTGCCCGCCGGACTCGATGGCGCCGGTGACCACCACGCGCTCACCGCCGCTGACGGCGACCGCGCGTGCCGTGCCAGCCTTGAGCCCCGGCGGGTAGGGTCCCACCTCGATCCAGCCTCGGCGCTCCCCGCGCCACTCCATCACGGCCGTGCCCTCGATGCACCACACCCGGCCGCGCACCACCACGTGCGCCGCCGACGGCGGCGCCCGCACGCGCTCTAGCCGGCGCCACTCGCGGGTCGCCGGGTCGAACCACTCGGCGTCGCGCTCGAACCCGCCCTGCCGCCCCGTGCGGTACCCGCTCACGGCCATGAACTTGTCGCCGGCGACGGTGGCCATGCCGTCGCACTCGTCGCGCTCCTCGGACATGTCAGGCAGAGGGTCCCAGCCGTCGGCCTCCGCATCGTATGCCTCCGCCGTCTTGAGCGCGTTCTTGAGCTTGTCGTGGCCGCCGGCCACGTAGATCTTGCCACCCGCCTCGGCGCACGCGAAGAATGACCGTGCCGACCGCATCGGCGTGCCCCGCCTCCAGACGCCGGTGGCGGCGTCC contains:
- the LOC124699585 gene encoding F-box/kelch-repeat protein At2g44130-like, with the protein product MSNSKIRVAECEFEHIDLIPGMPDDVAVDCLARVPHGSFRSMRRVCRGWKSAAAAPDFAMARAEAGANEDLVYLLQFGNPAAGDDSPKDDSSAYGVAVYNVTTGEWHRERAAPPMPMFAQCAAVGTRLAVMGGWDPKTFEPVADVHVLDAATGVWRRGTPMRSARSFFACAEAGGKIYVAGGHDKLKNALKTAEAYDAEADGWDPLPDMSEERDECDGMATVAGDKFMAVSGYRTGRQGGFERDAEWFDPATREWRRLERVRAPPSAAHVVVRGRVWCIEGTAVMEWRGERRGWIEVGPYPPGLKAGTARAVAVSGGERVVVTGAIESGGHALWVFDVKSKSWTVVPPPPEFAGFVFSVASVRV